The following coding sequences lie in one uncultured Fusobacterium sp. genomic window:
- a CDS encoding methylaspartate ammonia-lyase has translation MKIVDVVCSAGKTGFYFDDQRAIKAGAGHDGMFYLGTPITPGFKSIRQAGEAISVLLILEDGQVAHGDCAAVQYSGAGGRDPLFLAKDFIPVIEKEIAPKLIGRELDNFKSLAEEFDKMEVNGKRLHTAIRYGITQALLDGVAKARKVTLAEVIKADYNTGLEITKRPIFTQSGDDRYVAADKMIIKEADVLPHALINNVKEKLGEHGEILLDYVKWLRDRIISQRTDENYSPIFHIDVYGTIGAAFNCDTKKMADYIATLVEAAKPFKLRIEGPMDVEDRDKQIEALAALTAEVDARGIEVELVADEWCNTLEDIKLFADKKAGHVVQIKTPDLGGVNNIADAILYCNKVGIGSYCGGTCNETNRSAEVTTNIGMACGALQVLAKPGMGVDEGYMIVFNEMSRVEALVKRRNK, from the coding sequence ATGAAAATTGTAGATGTAGTATGTTCTGCAGGAAAAACTGGATTTTATTTTGATGACCAAAGAGCTATAAAAGCAGGAGCTGGACATGATGGAATGTTCTATCTAGGAACTCCAATAACTCCAGGATTTAAATCAATAAGACAAGCAGGAGAAGCTATTTCTGTATTACTTATTCTTGAAGATGGACAAGTTGCTCATGGAGATTGTGCTGCTGTTCAATATTCAGGTGCAGGAGGAAGAGATCCTCTATTCCTAGCTAAAGATTTTATACCAGTAATTGAAAAAGAAATTGCTCCAAAATTAATCGGAAGAGAACTTGACAACTTCAAATCTCTAGCTGAAGAATTTGATAAAATGGAAGTTAATGGAAAAAGATTACATACAGCAATAAGATACGGAATCACTCAAGCTTTACTAGATGGTGTTGCAAAAGCTAGAAAAGTAACTTTAGCAGAAGTTATAAAAGCTGACTACAATACAGGATTAGAAATCACTAAGAGACCTATATTCACTCAATCAGGAGACGACAGATATGTAGCTGCTGATAAAATGATAATCAAAGAAGCTGACGTATTACCTCACGCTTTAATCAATAACGTAAAAGAAAAATTAGGAGAACACGGAGAAATCCTTCTTGATTATGTAAAATGGTTAAGAGACAGAATTATTTCTCAAAGAACTGATGAAAACTACTCACCTATATTCCACATTGACGTTTATGGAACTATCGGTGCTGCATTTAACTGCGATACTAAAAAAATGGCTGACTACATCGCTACATTAGTAGAAGCTGCAAAACCATTCAAATTAAGAATCGAAGGACCTATGGACGTTGAAGACAGAGATAAACAAATTGAAGCTCTTGCTGCTTTAACTGCTGAAGTAGATGCTAGAGGAATCGAAGTTGAATTAGTTGCTGACGAATGGTGTAATACTCTAGAAGATATTAAACTATTTGCTGATAAAAAAGCTGGACACGTAGTTCAAATCAAAACTCCAGACCTAGGAGGAGTTAACAACATAGCTGATGCAATTCTTTACTGTAACAAAGTTGGAATCGGATCATACTGTGGAGGAACTTGTAACGAAACTAACAGATCTGCTGAAGTTACTACTAACATCGGTATGGCATGTGGAGCTCTTCAAGTTTTAGCTAAACCAGGAATGGGTGTTGACGAAGGATACATGATCGTATTCAACGAAATGTCAAGAGTTGAAGCTCTAGTTAAGAGAAGAAATAAATAG
- a CDS encoding methylaspartate mutase subunit E — translation MKLRFKKWTEEEFFEMREEVLKGWPTGKDVNLEEAVAYHKSLPESKSFSKKLVDAKKAGITLAQPRAGVALIDQHIELLSYLDKVGGADLLPTTIDSYTRQNKYENCERGIEESKKAGRSLLNGFPGVNHGVAGCRKVVEAIDLPLQLRHGTPDARLLSEIMIAAGYTSDEGGGISYNVPYAKSVSLEKTLIDWQYVDRLVGWYEEHGVSINREPFGPLTGTLVPPSMSNAVGILEGLLAAEQGVKNITLGYGQCGNLIQDVAAIRALAEQGEEYFKEYGYNDIDLTTVFHQWMGGFPEDEAKAFGVISNGASAAALAGATKVIVKTPHEAIGVPTKEANAQGIKATKMVLNLLRGQQLSMSPELAKEIEIIKAETKCILDRVLELGAGDWAIGIVKAFEQGVLDVPFAPSKYNLGKMMPARDNVGKVRYLAVGNVPLSKELVDYNMAQLEERAKFEGRPVGFQMTVDDIFAVGKGTLIGRPETESMRNN, via the coding sequence ATGAAACTTAGATTTAAAAAATGGACTGAAGAAGAGTTCTTTGAAATGAGAGAAGAAGTTTTAAAAGGATGGCCTACAGGTAAAGACGTTAACCTTGAAGAAGCAGTTGCTTATCATAAATCATTACCAGAATCAAAAAGCTTCTCTAAAAAATTAGTAGATGCTAAAAAAGCTGGAATTACATTAGCACAACCTAGAGCAGGGGTTGCTTTAATTGATCAACATATAGAACTATTAAGTTATCTAGATAAAGTTGGAGGAGCAGATTTACTTCCTACAACTATTGACTCTTACACTAGACAAAATAAATATGAAAACTGTGAAAGAGGAATTGAAGAATCTAAAAAAGCTGGAAGATCATTACTTAATGGATTCCCAGGTGTAAACCACGGAGTAGCAGGATGTAGAAAAGTAGTAGAAGCTATTGATTTACCTCTTCAATTAAGACACGGAACTCCAGATGCTAGACTTCTTTCTGAAATCATGATCGCAGCTGGATATACTTCTGACGAAGGTGGAGGAATCAGTTATAACGTTCCTTATGCTAAATCAGTTTCATTAGAAAAAACACTTATTGACTGGCAATATGTAGATAGATTAGTTGGATGGTATGAAGAACACGGAGTATCAATTAACAGAGAACCATTTGGACCATTAACAGGAACTCTTGTACCACCTTCAATGTCAAATGCAGTTGGAATTCTTGAAGGATTATTAGCTGCTGAACAAGGTGTTAAAAATATAACTTTAGGATATGGACAATGTGGAAACCTAATCCAAGACGTTGCTGCTATTAGAGCACTTGCTGAGCAAGGAGAAGAATACTTTAAAGAATATGGATACAATGATATAGACTTAACAACTGTATTCCATCAATGGATGGGAGGATTCCCAGAAGATGAAGCTAAAGCATTTGGAGTTATTTCAAATGGAGCTTCAGCAGCAGCACTTGCAGGAGCAACTAAAGTTATAGTTAAAACTCCTCACGAAGCAATTGGAGTACCTACAAAAGAAGCTAACGCACAAGGAATCAAAGCTACAAAAATGGTTCTTAACCTATTAAGAGGACAACAATTATCAATGTCTCCAGAATTAGCAAAAGAAATTGAAATTATAAAAGCTGAAACTAAATGTATCCTAGATAGAGTTTTAGAATTAGGAGCAGGAGACTGGGCTATTGGTATAGTTAAAGCATTTGAACAAGGTGTTCTAGATGTTCCATTTGCACCATCTAAATATAACCTTGGAAAAATGATGCCAGCTAGAGATAACGTAGGAAAAGTAAGATACCTAGCAGTAGGAAATGTTCCATTAAGTAAAGAATTAGTAGATTACAACATGGCTCAATTAGAAGAAAGAGCTAAATTTGAAGGAAGACCAGTTGGATTCCAAATGACAGTAGACGATATATTTGCTGTTGGAAAAGGAACTTTAATTGGAAGACCAGAAACTGAATCAATGAGAAACAACTAG
- the glmL gene encoding methylaspartate mutase accessory protein GlmL, translated as MKVYLAIDFGSTYTKLTAIDMDNEVILATAKDITTVENDIMIGFNKAFDKLKAAISEKVDFDSVEFVSKTACSSAAGGLKMVAIGLVPELTAEAAKKAALGAGARVIKTYAYELNHRELEEIKSTPLDIILLAGGTDGGNKDCIIHNAKMIAEYKLNVPVVVAGNKAAIDEVEAIFKEAGIDHFITENVMPFINKLNVEPCREEIRKVFMGRIVEAKGMKNAEEFIKGILMPTPAAVLKAAEVLAEGTDDEDGIGDLIVVDIGGATTDIHSIAKGEPTKPSIMIKGLEEPYAKRTVEGDLGMRYSAIALLEAAGTRKIRNYLHDSLKQVDVKANCQYRHDHIKMVPQSEEEIRFDEAMAMAATEIAMTRHCGVLECVYTPMGTMFNQSGKDLTEAPYVIGTGGVIIHSMNPKGILKAGNFNEQDPVHLKPQDPKFLVDKTYILSSMGLLAQEYPDLAVRILKKYLVEV; from the coding sequence ATGAAAGTTTATCTAGCCATAGATTTTGGTAGTACATATACAAAACTTACAGCAATAGATATGGATAATGAAGTTATTTTAGCTACAGCAAAAGATATTACTACAGTTGAAAATGATATCATGATAGGTTTTAATAAAGCTTTTGATAAATTGAAAGCAGCTATAAGTGAAAAAGTAGATTTTGATTCTGTAGAATTTGTAAGTAAGACAGCATGTTCATCTGCTGCTGGTGGATTGAAAATGGTGGCTATAGGACTTGTACCTGAACTTACTGCTGAAGCTGCTAAAAAGGCTGCTCTAGGAGCAGGGGCAAGAGTTATAAAGACATATGCTTACGAGTTAAATCACAGGGAGCTTGAAGAGATAAAATCAACTCCTTTAGACATTATATTATTAGCTGGTGGAACAGATGGTGGAAACAAAGATTGTATCATACATAATGCTAAAATGATTGCAGAGTATAAACTTAATGTACCAGTGGTAGTTGCTGGAAATAAAGCAGCTATAGATGAAGTTGAAGCTATTTTCAAAGAAGCTGGGATAGATCACTTTATTACAGAAAATGTAATGCCTTTCATAAATAAACTTAATGTTGAACCTTGTCGTGAAGAGATAAGAAAAGTTTTTATGGGAAGAATAGTTGAAGCAAAGGGTATGAAAAATGCTGAAGAATTTATAAAAGGAATTTTGATGCCAACACCTGCTGCAGTTTTAAAAGCTGCTGAAGTTTTAGCAGAAGGTACTGATGATGAAGATGGAATAGGAGATCTTATAGTTGTAGATATTGGTGGAGCAACAACAGATATTCACTCAATAGCAAAAGGAGAACCTACAAAACCTTCAATCATGATAAAGGGTCTGGAAGAACCTTATGCTAAGAGAACAGTTGAAGGAGATCTTGGAATGAGATACTCAGCAATAGCTCTTTTAGAAGCTGCAGGAACTAGAAAGATTAGAAACTATTTACATGATTCTTTAAAACAAGTTGATGTCAAGGCAAATTGTCAATATAGACATGATCATATAAAAATGGTACCACAAAGTGAAGAAGAGATCAGATTTGATGAGGCTATGGCTATGGCAGCAACTGAAATAGCTATGACTAGACACTGCGGAGTACTAGAATGTGTTTATACTCCAATGGGAACTATGTTTAACCAAAGTGGTAAGGACTTAACAGAGGCTCCTTATGTTATAGGAACAGGTGGAGTTATAATTCACAGTATGAATCCAAAAGGAATATTAAAAGCAGGTAACTTTAATGAACAAGATCCTGTGCATCTAAAACCACAAGATCCAAAATTCCTAGTAGATAAAACATATATATTATCTTCTATGGGATTGTTAGCTCAAGAATATCCTGATTTAGCAGTTAGAATATTGAAGAAATATTTAGTCGAAGTATAA
- the glmS gene encoding methylaspartate mutase subunit S, translating into MEKNGKKVVIGVIGSDCHAVGNKIIHHVLESNGFEVVNIGVLSPQADFINAAVETNADAIIVSSLYGHGELDCQGMREKCKEAGLNNILLYVGGNIVVGKQVWEDVEKRFKAMGFDRVYKPGTPIEDTTEDLKKDLGIA; encoded by the coding sequence ATGGAAAAAAATGGAAAAAAAGTTGTAATTGGAGTTATTGGATCAGACTGTCATGCAGTTGGAAACAAAATTATACATCATGTATTAGAATCAAATGGATTTGAAGTAGTAAATATTGGAGTTCTTTCTCCACAAGCTGACTTCATAAATGCTGCAGTTGAAACAAATGCTGACGCGATAATCGTTTCTTCTCTATATGGACACGGAGAACTAGATTGTCAAGGTATGAGAGAAAAATGTAAAGAAGCAGGACTTAATAATATCCTTCTCTATGTAGGTGGAAACATAGTTGTTGGAAAACAAGTTTGGGAAGATGTAGAAAAAAGATTTAAAGCTATGGGATTTGATAGAGTATACAAACCAGGAACACCTATTGAAGATACAACAGAAGATTTGAAAAAAGACTTAGGAATAGCTTAA
- the rimP gene encoding ribosome maturation factor RimP — translation MELNNKEIILKKIENIVTPVAESMNLSLVDIEYLQDGGYWYVRIYVEKENEDITLEDCAALSNKIDEDIDKLIDQRFFLEVSSPGIERPLKKIADYIRFKGEKAKLSLKHKVNDNKNFEGIIVDCKDNIIFLEIKEQEIMEIPFSEIRKANLVYEFEEF, via the coding sequence ATGGAATTAAATAACAAAGAGATTATTTTAAAAAAAATTGAGAACATTGTAACTCCTGTTGCTGAAAGTATGAATCTGTCTCTTGTGGATATTGAATATTTACAAGATGGTGGATACTGGTATGTTAGAATATATGTTGAGAAAGAAAACGAAGATATCACTCTTGAAGACTGTGCTGCTCTAAGTAATAAAATTGATGAAGATATTGACAAACTTATTGATCAAAGATTCTTCTTAGAGGTTTCATCACCAGGAATTGAAAGACCTCTTAAAAAAATTGCTGATTATATTAGATTTAAAGGCGAAAAAGCAAAATTAAGTTTAAAACATAAAGTTAATGATAATAAAAATTTTGAAGGAATAATAGTTGATTGCAAAGATAATATTATTTTTCTAGAAATTAAAGAGCAAGAAATCATGGAAATTCCTTTTTCAGAAATAAGAAAAGCTAATCTTGTTTATGAATTTGAAGAATTTTAA
- the nusA gene encoding transcription termination factor NusA has translation MKSKDAKIFLEALDELEREKGISKENLLLTVEQAILAAYKKNYGDEENVEVEINRENGDVKLYEVKTVVTEEDLYDAAIEISLEDAIDEYRNNRIQRKPKIGDEVRIEINCEEFRRNAIQNGKQIVIQKVREAERQYIYDRFKDKENDIINGIIRRIDDKKNIFVEFDGIEAILPTTEQSPADTYRVGERLKVYLAEVEKTNKFPRIVISRKHEGLLRKLFELEIPEITSGLIEIKAVAREAGSRAKVAVYSADPNIDTVGACIGQKGLRIKNIVNELNGEKIDIVVWKESVEEFVSAVLSPAKVKSVEVFEEENTARVIVDSSQLSLAIGKNGQNARLAAKLTGMRVDIKTENSSNNEEVEQGE, from the coding sequence ATGAAAAGTAAAGACGCTAAGATTTTTTTAGAAGCTCTAGATGAATTAGAGAGAGAAAAAGGAATAAGTAAAGAAAATCTTCTTTTAACTGTAGAACAAGCTATTCTAGCTGCTTATAAAAAGAATTATGGTGATGAAGAAAATGTTGAAGTAGAAATCAATAGAGAAAATGGAGATGTAAAACTTTATGAAGTAAAAACTGTTGTTACTGAAGAAGATCTTTATGATGCTGCTATTGAAATCTCTTTAGAAGATGCTATTGATGAGTATAGAAACAATAGAATTCAAAGAAAACCAAAAATTGGTGATGAAGTAAGAATAGAAATTAACTGTGAAGAATTCAGAAGAAATGCTATTCAAAACGGAAAACAAATTGTTATCCAAAAAGTAAGAGAAGCTGAAAGACAATATATCTATGATAGATTCAAAGATAAAGAAAACGACATCATAAATGGTATTATTAGAAGAATCGATGATAAGAAAAATATATTTGTTGAGTTTGATGGCATAGAAGCTATTCTTCCAACTACTGAGCAATCTCCAGCTGATACTTATAGAGTTGGTGAAAGATTAAAAGTATATCTTGCTGAAGTTGAAAAAACTAACAAATTCCCAAGAATTGTTATTTCTAGAAAACATGAGGGACTTTTAAGAAAACTATTTGAACTAGAAATTCCTGAAATCACTTCTGGTTTAATAGAAATTAAAGCTGTAGCAAGAGAAGCTGGTTCAAGAGCTAAAGTAGCTGTATATTCTGCTGATCCTAATATCGATACTGTTGGAGCTTGTATTGGACAAAAAGGATTAAGAATTAAAAACATAGTTAATGAATTAAATGGTGAAAAAATTGATATAGTTGTTTGGAAAGAATCAGTTGAAGAATTTGTTTCTGCTGTTTTAAGTCCAGCTAAAGTTAAAAGTGTTGAAGTATTTGAAGAAGAAAACACTGCTAGAGTTATTGTTGATAGCTCACAACTTTCACTAGCAATTGGAAAAAATGGACAAAATGCTAGACTTGCTGCTAAACTTACAGGAATGAGAGTGGATATTAAAACTGAAAACAGTTCTAATAATGAAGAGGTAGAACAAGGTGAATAA
- a CDS encoding DUF448 domain-containing protein gives MNNQDFPERTCLICKDKKDKKDLFRLVKTGEDKYAFDEKQKEQSRGYYICKSHECLKRLSKHKKIKVDTDDLIKMLNLLKKGEKDYLNILRAMKNSQTLSFGMNMVLEEIEHTHFLVLAEDISEKNERKLLLRAKELNITYVYCGNKQQLGEIFGKDEVSVIGVKNKQIARGLIN, from the coding sequence GTGAATAATCAAGATTTTCCAGAAAGAACTTGTTTAATCTGTAAGGATAAAAAAGATAAGAAAGATTTATTCAGATTAGTTAAAACAGGTGAAGATAAATATGCTTTTGATGAAAAACAAAAAGAACAAAGTAGAGGCTATTACATCTGTAAAAGTCATGAATGTTTAAAAAGATTATCTAAACATAAAAAAATAAAAGTTGATACAGATGACCTGATAAAGATGTTAAATCTTTTAAAGAAAGGTGAAAAGGACTATTTAAATATTTTGAGAGCAATGAAAAATTCACAAACTTTATCCTTTGGAATGAATATGGTTTTAGAAGAAATCGAACATACTCATTTTTTAGTTCTAGCTGAAGATATAAGTGAAAAAAATGAGAGAAAACTTCTTCTACGTGCTAAAGAGTTAAATATAACTTATGTTTACTGTGGAAATAAACAGCAACTAGGAGAAATTTTTGGCAAGGATGAAGTAAGTGTTATCGGAGTTAAAAACAAGCAAATAGCCCGTGGCCTCATAAATTAA
- the infB gene encoding translation initiation factor IF-2 has protein sequence MKIRVHELAKRYNMGSKEFLTLLQEKVKVSVSSNLSGLAEEDVKKIENYFNDINKKDNNKEIAKPDKTTSKGKGDSLNKKIIEEDDIFEEESLGNGKKSQYVKMGKEKKNWKNGKNSSAEDDKQQPSKKNKKKKGRRTDFVMKTVDSVASETIEEDGVKLIKIRGEITLGDFAERLGVSSAEIIKKLFMKGQMLTINSPISIDMAEEIAMDYDALVEQEEEIELEFGEKFALEVEDKAEDLVERPPVITIMGHVDHGKTSLLDAIRASNVVSGEAGGITQKIGAYQIIKDGKKITFVDTPGHEAFTDMRARGAQVTDIAILVVAADDGVMPQTIEALSHAKAANVPIIVAVNKIDKPEANPMKVKQELMEHGLVSIEWGGDTEFVEVSAKKHLNLDTLLDTILITAEILELKANPKKRAKGVVLESKLDPKVGPIADILVQEGTLKIGDVIVAGEVYGKVRALINDRGERVERVDVSQPAEIIGFNQVPQAGDTMYVIQNEQHAKRIVEEVAKERKLAETSKKTISLESLSEQFDHENIKELNLVLRADSRGSVEALRESLLKLSTDEVAVNIIQAASGAITESDVKLAEVSNAIIIGFHVRPTTKAIKEAEVNGVEIRTSNIIYHITEDIEKALTGMLEPEFKEAYLGRIEIKKVFKVSKVGNIAGCVVVDGKVKNDSNIRILRDGIVMYEGKLSSLKRYKDDAKEVVAGQECGLGVENFNDIKEGDIVEAFEIQEIQRTLK, from the coding sequence ATGAAGATTAGAGTACACGAATTAGCTAAAAGATATAATATGGGGAGTAAGGAATTTTTAACTTTATTACAAGAAAAAGTAAAAGTTTCTGTTTCTTCAAACTTATCTGGTTTAGCTGAAGAAGATGTTAAGAAAATTGAAAATTACTTTAATGATATAAATAAAAAAGATAATAATAAAGAGATTGCGAAGCCAGATAAAACGACTTCAAAAGGAAAAGGAGATAGTTTGAATAAAAAGATTATAGAAGAAGACGATATTTTTGAAGAAGAAAGTCTTGGAAATGGAAAAAAATCTCAATATGTAAAAATGGGAAAAGAGAAAAAAAATTGGAAAAATGGAAAAAATTCTTCTGCTGAAGATGATAAACAACAACCAAGTAAAAAAAATAAAAAGAAAAAAGGTAGAAGAACAGATTTTGTTATGAAAACTGTTGACTCTGTTGCTTCTGAAACTATTGAAGAAGATGGAGTAAAATTAATAAAAATAAGAGGAGAAATCACTCTTGGAGATTTTGCTGAAAGACTTGGAGTAAGTAGTGCAGAAATAATCAAAAAACTATTTATGAAAGGACAAATGCTAACTATCAACAGCCCTATATCTATTGATATGGCTGAAGAGATAGCTATGGATTACGATGCACTTGTTGAGCAAGAGGAAGAAATCGAATTAGAATTTGGAGAAAAATTCGCTCTTGAAGTTGAAGATAAAGCTGAGGACTTAGTTGAAAGACCACCTGTTATCACTATAATGGGACACGTTGACCATGGTAAAACTTCATTACTAGATGCTATTAGAGCAAGTAACGTAGTTTCTGGAGAAGCTGGAGGAATCACTCAAAAGATTGGAGCTTATCAAATTATAAAAGACGGTAAAAAAATTACTTTCGTTGACACTCCTGGACATGAGGCCTTCACTGATATGAGAGCAAGAGGAGCTCAAGTTACTGATATAGCTATACTTGTTGTTGCTGCTGACGATGGTGTAATGCCACAAACAATAGAAGCTCTATCACATGCTAAAGCTGCTAATGTACCTATTATAGTAGCTGTAAACAAAATTGATAAACCTGAAGCTAACCCTATGAAAGTTAAACAAGAGCTTATGGAACATGGACTTGTTTCAATCGAATGGGGAGGAGATACTGAGTTTGTAGAAGTATCTGCTAAAAAGCATCTTAACCTTGATACACTTTTAGATACTATATTAATTACTGCTGAAATTCTTGAATTAAAAGCAAATCCTAAGAAAAGAGCAAAAGGAGTTGTACTTGAATCTAAACTAGATCCAAAAGTTGGACCTATTGCTGACATCTTAGTTCAAGAAGGAACTTTAAAAATTGGTGACGTTATTGTTGCTGGTGAAGTTTATGGTAAAGTAAGAGCTCTTATCAATGACAGAGGAGAGAGAGTTGAAAGAGTTGACGTTTCTCAACCTGCTGAAATTATTGGATTCAACCAAGTTCCTCAAGCTGGAGATACTATGTATGTTATTCAAAATGAACAACATGCTAAGAGAATTGTTGAAGAGGTTGCTAAAGAGAGAAAACTTGCTGAAACAAGTAAGAAAACTATATCTCTTGAATCTCTATCAGAGCAATTTGACCATGAAAATATAAAAGAACTTAATCTTGTATTAAGAGCGGATTCAAGAGGATCTGTTGAAGCTTTAAGAGAGTCTTTACTAAAACTTTCTACTGATGAAGTTGCTGTTAACATTATTCAAGCAGCATCTGGAGCTATTACTGAAAGTGACGTAAAACTTGCTGAAGTTTCAAATGCTATTATTATCGGATTCCATGTAAGACCTACAACTAAAGCTATTAAAGAAGCTGAAGTAAATGGTGTAGAAATTAGAACTTCTAATATCATTTACCATATAACTGAAGATATTGAAAAAGCTCTTACTGGTATGCTTGAACCTGAATTTAAAGAAGCTTACCTTGGAAGAATTGAAATTAAAAAGGTATTTAAAGTTTCAAAAGTTGGAAATATCGCTGGTTGTGTAGTTGTTGATGGAAAAGTTAAAAATGATTCTAATATTAGAATTCTTAGAGATGGAATTGTTATGTACGAAGGAAAACTTTCATCTTTAAAAAGATACAAAGATGATGCTAAAGAAGTTGTTGCTGGACAAGAATGTGGTTTAGGTGTTGAAAACTTTAATGATATTAAAGAAGGAGATATCGTAGAAGCATTTGAAATCCAAGAAATACAAAGAACTTTAAAATAA
- the rbfA gene encoding 30S ribosome-binding factor RbfA: MKRQRLAGIEKEMARVISKVLMEEVKNPKVKGLVSVTNINVTEDLKFADVYFSIMGQENINTDEVIEGLNQIKGFLRKRVAEEIEIRYIPEIRVKLDTSIEHAIKISKLLNDLKR; the protein is encoded by the coding sequence ATGAAAAGACAAAGATTAGCTGGAATAGAAAAAGAAATGGCAAGAGTTATTTCTAAAGTTTTAATGGAAGAAGTTAAGAATCCAAAAGTTAAAGGACTTGTATCTGTTACTAATATCAATGTTACTGAAGACCTTAAATTTGCTGATGTATATTTCAGTATAATGGGACAAGAAAATATAAATACAGATGAAGTTATTGAAGGATTAAATCAAATAAAAGGTTTTTTAAGAAAAAGAGTAGCTGAAGAAATTGAAATAAGATATATACCTGAAATTAGAGTAAAACTTGATACTTCTATTGAACATGCAATTAAAATATCAAAACTTTTAAATGATTTAAAAAGGTAG